The genomic stretch AATGCGGGACGGCTGGTCGCGCGGATGACGAGCGACGTGACGACCGTGAACGACGTTTTGAACAACGGCTTCCTGGTCGTGGTGCAATCGCTGCTGACGCTGGCGGGGGCGACGGTGATCCTGCTGACGTTGAGCGTGCGGCTGTCGCTGGCGGTGGCGCTGATTCTGCCGCCGCTAATCGTGGCGACGGCGATCTTCCGGGTGTATTCGAACCGGGCGTACAACCGGGTGCGGGAGCGGATTGCGGATGTGATGGTGCACATGCAGGAGACGTTTTCGGGGCTGCGGGTGGTGCAGGCGTTCGCCCGGGAGCAGAAGAACCGGGAGCGGTTCGGGGAGATCAACGAGCGGAACTTCGAGGCGAACGTCTCTACCGTGAAGCTCTCGTCCCTGTACTTCCCGTTCGTGGAGTGGCTGCGGGGCGCGGCGATTGGGCTGATCCTGTACTTCGGCGGGCGGCAGGTGGCGGGCGACGCGGTGACGGTGGGCACGGTGGCGGCGTTCGTGTTCTACCTCGAATTCATCTTCCAGCCGATTCAGAACCTCTCGCAGGTGTTCGACATGGTGCAGAGTGCGAACGCGGCGCTGGGGAAGATCTTCGGGGTGCTGGCGGTGGAGCCGGACGTGCCGGAGCCGGAGCGACCGGCGAGGGTGCAGCCGCCGCTGGAGGGCCGGATCGCGCTGGAGGGCGTGACCTTCGGGTACGACCCGGACCGGCCGGTGCTGCGGGAAATCGATCTGGTCATCGAGCCGGGGCAGCATGTAATGCTGGTGGGGCCCACGGGCGCAGGGAAATCGACGCTGGCGAAGCTGATCACGCGGATGTACGACCCGACGGCGGGGACGGTGCGGATTGGGGGATACGACCTGCGGACGCTCCGGCTGGCCGACCTGCGGCGGACGGTGACGATGGTGCCGCAGGAGGGCTTCCTGTTCACGGGGACGATCCGGGAGAACATCCTGTTCGGGAAGCCGGGCGCAAGCGACGCGGAGGTGCGGGCTGCCTGCGAGCGGCTCGGAATCGACGGGTTCATCCGCTCGCTGCCGAACGGGTACGAGACGCTGGTCAGCTTCCGCGGGTCGCGGCTGAGCGCAGGAGAGAAGCAGCTCGTCTCGATTGCGCGGGCGTTCCTCGCGGACCCGCCGGTGCTGGTGCTCGACGAGGCGACGTCGAGCCTCGACCCGCACACCGAGGAGCAGGTAGAGCAGGCGCTGCGGACGCTGCTGGAGGGGCGGACCAGCGTGGTGATCGCGCATCGGCTGAGCACGGCCGAGCACGCCGACCGGGTGCTGGTGGTGGATGGGGGCCGGATTGTGGAGGACGGGCGGCACGATGAGCTGGTGCGGCGGGGCGGCTACTTCGCGGCGCTTTACCGGCAGTGGGTGGCCGGGCGGGCGGCCAAGACGGCCTGACGCGGCGAGGCGGGCAGCCGGGCTAGCGGTCGGG from Tepidiforma thermophila encodes the following:
- a CDS encoding ABC transporter ATP-binding protein encodes the protein MSEEVRAMPRVNGLAAALRMLAPRWPMLLLATAAIVVFTAASLARPLAIQHALDEGVAKGDRAELVQACLAFGALLLLVYVFQGLSTWIVNRVGQDFLYDLRMRLFEHYQRMSLAFFGRENAGRLVARMTSDVTTVNDVLNNGFLVVVQSLLTLAGATVILLTLSVRLSLAVALILPPLIVATAIFRVYSNRAYNRVRERIADVMVHMQETFSGLRVVQAFAREQKNRERFGEINERNFEANVSTVKLSSLYFPFVEWLRGAAIGLILYFGGRQVAGDAVTVGTVAAFVFYLEFIFQPIQNLSQVFDMVQSANAALGKIFGVLAVEPDVPEPERPARVQPPLEGRIALEGVTFGYDPDRPVLREIDLVIEPGQHVMLVGPTGAGKSTLAKLITRMYDPTAGTVRIGGYDLRTLRLADLRRTVTMVPQEGFLFTGTIRENILFGKPGASDAEVRAACERLGIDGFIRSLPNGYETLVSFRGSRLSAGEKQLVSIARAFLADPPVLVLDEATSSLDPHTEEQVEQALRTLLEGRTSVVIAHRLSTAEHADRVLVVDGGRIVEDGRHDELVRRGGYFAALYRQWVAGRAAKTA